In Manduca sexta isolate Smith_Timp_Sample1 chromosome 23, JHU_Msex_v1.0, whole genome shotgun sequence, one DNA window encodes the following:
- the LOC115445042 gene encoding uncharacterized protein LOC115445042, which yields MRTVMWLLCTVIVLSAWKGGSQIIGNNYGPYTVTWEKMEICKGPKPTDCGNIEIGNIQNASNVIFRLDLPQNCLITGGKISASTLQNNKTKNKLWNYVLNKPCQHFVLGPLLTDLLNVTHDCKVKKGLHEIHINIREQTRKFLGNNFFYGTYIFKSMTHNKNANFFCVDTVINVKRIS from the exons ATGCGCACTGTTATGTGGCTTCTATGCACGGTTATTGTATTGTCTGCTTGGAAAGGAGGTAGTCAGATAATAGGAAACAATTAT GGGCCGTACACTGTTACCTGGGAAAAGATGGAAATATGTAAAGGACCTAAACCAACAGATTGTGGTAACATTGAGATTGGCAACATACAAAATGCATCTAATGTCATATTTCGTTTAGATTTACCTCAAAATTGCCTTATTACTGGG gGCAAAATATCAGCAagtacattacaaaataataaaacgaaaaacaAGTTATGGAATTACGTATTGAACAAACCATGTCAGCACTTTGTGCTGGGTCCGCTACTCACTGATTTACTTAATGTCACCCACGACTGCAAAGTTAAAAAG GGACTACAcgaaatacatattaatattcgGGAACAAACAAGAAAATTTCTTGGAAACAATTTCTTTTACGGCACTTACATTTTCAAATCAATGACACATAATAAAAACGCAAATTTCTTTTGTGTAGATACCGTGATCAATGTGAAAAGAATTTCTtga